The following coding sequences are from one Bradyrhizobium sp. 200 window:
- a CDS encoding class I adenylate-forming enzyme family protein, with protein MSQPEEKVAFDTSVKALAAIAGSCPNKDAFAFPGEAITFRDLNDKSTALAKALLDLGFKPKENIALLAQNSIHWLIVQLAVAKAGMVLVPLNTYYKVEDLTYALSHSQARAIFFTAAFRTNKYLELVREATKQSKNIPTKIVIGGRADQCLCMDDLVAQGATSSAALPSVEGGHNAAIIYTSGTTGFPKGAMLTHEGVMANGRSIFSRLKIGFDDRVTSIVPMFHAASFCVGISGCLTVGATFLGIEAFEAVEMFEIIQRHRATVHIAVPTSLRIMLEHPRRKEFDLSSLRVGTCGGADVEPDLLRRCEAEFPMACMVQGYGLTESSGLACCPEVDDPGRFETAGLPLPGYSIRIADPESGAILGRDAIGEVQVKSTLIMRGYFANDEETRKAIDADGWLKTGDLGQIRRDGKLVLAGGRLKDMIIRGGENIYPAEVERILFLHPAVTEVAVFGIKDDHFGEIVAAAIKCGNVTAAELSDHCASRIAKYKIPTKYFRTEVFPLTPSGKIRKVALKGMAADGKLDVLA; from the coding sequence ATGTCCCAGCCCGAAGAAAAGGTGGCATTCGATACCTCGGTGAAAGCTTTGGCGGCGATCGCGGGGTCTTGTCCCAACAAGGACGCATTCGCTTTTCCCGGAGAAGCAATCACTTTCCGGGATTTGAACGACAAATCCACTGCCTTAGCCAAGGCGCTGCTAGATCTCGGCTTCAAGCCTAAGGAAAATATCGCCCTACTTGCTCAGAATTCGATCCATTGGCTAATTGTTCAGTTGGCGGTCGCCAAAGCTGGAATGGTACTGGTCCCCCTGAATACCTATTACAAGGTCGAAGATCTGACCTACGCCTTGTCGCATTCGCAGGCTCGCGCGATCTTTTTCACCGCCGCTTTCAGAACGAACAAATATCTCGAATTGGTTCGAGAGGCCACCAAGCAAAGCAAGAACATCCCGACCAAAATCGTTATTGGCGGACGCGCCGACCAATGTCTGTGCATGGACGATCTCGTCGCACAGGGGGCTACCTCGAGTGCTGCTCTTCCATCCGTTGAAGGCGGGCACAACGCGGCGATCATATACACCTCGGGCACCACGGGCTTCCCGAAGGGAGCGATGCTGACGCATGAGGGCGTCATGGCCAATGGTCGCAGCATTTTTTCGAGGCTGAAAATAGGCTTCGATGACCGTGTAACTTCAATCGTTCCCATGTTCCATGCGGCATCCTTCTGTGTCGGGATCTCTGGATGTCTAACGGTTGGTGCGACATTCCTCGGGATCGAAGCGTTCGAAGCCGTTGAAATGTTCGAAATCATTCAGCGTCATCGGGCTACTGTTCACATCGCCGTTCCTACTTCACTGCGGATCATGCTCGAGCACCCGCGCCGGAAAGAATTCGATCTATCGTCGCTGAGAGTTGGGACCTGCGGAGGGGCGGATGTTGAGCCTGACTTGTTGCGTCGATGCGAAGCCGAGTTTCCGATGGCCTGTATGGTTCAGGGTTATGGGTTGACCGAGTCCTCGGGGCTCGCCTGTTGTCCCGAGGTCGACGATCCAGGCCGCTTCGAAACCGCAGGCCTGCCATTGCCGGGATACAGCATTCGGATTGCAGACCCGGAAAGCGGGGCAATCTTGGGACGCGACGCTATAGGAGAAGTCCAGGTCAAAAGTACTTTGATCATGCGTGGTTACTTCGCCAACGACGAGGAAACGCGAAAAGCGATCGATGCAGACGGGTGGCTGAAAACTGGCGATCTTGGGCAAATCCGCCGCGACGGAAAGTTGGTGCTCGCCGGCGGACGGTTGAAGGACATGATCATCCGTGGCGGTGAAAACATCTACCCCGCGGAAGTCGAACGAATTCTATTTTTACATCCCGCAGTCACCGAAGTTGCAGTCTTCGGGATCAAAGACGACCACTTCGGCGAAATAGTTGCTGCGGCGATTAAGTGCGGAAACGTCACTGCCGCTGAACTTTCCGATCATTGCGCAAGTCGAATCGCGAAATACAAGATCCCGACCAAATACTTCCGAACCGAAGTGTTTCCGCTCACGCCAAGCGGAAAGATCCGAAAGGTCGCGTTGAAAGGAATGGCGGCCGACGGCAAGCTCGACGTCCTGGCTTGA
- a CDS encoding alpha/beta hydrolase, translating into MNCITYGNGPHRAVFLHGWFGDAHCFKPMLQGIDPDRFSFAFFDFRGYGSAKGSAGPFNLAAVAADAIAVCDSLGWAQFSIVGHSMGGKAALRTATLAANRVQRICAITPVWAGKAPLDEDTLGFFRSAAEQLDARQAIVHTSTGGRLPSYWSNGVATLSTKTSTSRAFADYLESWALDDFDDEAAKLTNETLVIAGRHDAGVPEQFIRDTWLKRLSNVRMALLPESGHYPMDECPLILAATVSTFLDPSHVT; encoded by the coding sequence GTGAACTGTATCACCTACGGCAACGGACCTCATCGCGCTGTCTTTCTTCATGGATGGTTCGGAGACGCGCATTGTTTCAAGCCCATGCTTCAGGGCATTGATCCGGATCGCTTCAGCTTTGCATTCTTTGACTTTAGAGGGTACGGCAGCGCCAAGGGTTCTGCGGGTCCGTTCAACCTCGCAGCCGTCGCTGCGGACGCGATCGCAGTCTGTGACAGCCTCGGCTGGGCCCAATTCTCGATCGTCGGTCATTCAATGGGTGGTAAGGCAGCGCTTCGAACCGCGACGCTCGCAGCGAACCGCGTCCAACGCATCTGCGCCATCACGCCTGTGTGGGCCGGCAAAGCACCTCTAGACGAAGACACTCTGGGATTCTTTCGCTCTGCTGCCGAGCAGCTCGACGCCCGACAAGCGATTGTCCATACATCAACGGGCGGCAGGCTGCCATCCTACTGGTCGAATGGTGTTGCAACCCTCTCGACGAAAACCAGCACTTCCCGCGCATTTGCGGACTATCTGGAATCCTGGGCGCTGGACGACTTCGATGATGAAGCGGCGAAACTGACCAACGAGACGCTTGTCATAGCCGGCCGACACGACGCCGGCGTTCCAGAGCAATTCATTCGAGACACATGGCTCAAACGGCTTTCAAATGTCCGGATGGCACTGTTGCCCGAATCGGGTCACTATCCGATGGATGAATGTCCGCTGATCTTGGCAGCGACTGTTTCGACATTCCTTGATCCTTCGCATGTCACATAG
- a CDS encoding VOC family protein yields the protein MIDRIDHFVITVRSLEKTCAFYERVLGFKRIDSAGPTAMTFGKQKINVHEVGRTFDPKALTPTPGAADFCLITRTSVEEMCAHLENCGVAIELGPIEREGAEGKMISLYFRDPDSNLVEVSRYLELS from the coding sequence ATGATCGATCGCATTGACCACTTCGTCATCACCGTCCGCTCGCTCGAAAAGACCTGTGCCTTCTACGAGCGCGTTCTTGGGTTCAAGCGTATCGATTCTGCAGGTCCCACTGCCATGACGTTCGGAAAGCAGAAGATCAACGTTCATGAAGTCGGCCGCACTTTCGATCCGAAAGCCTTGACGCCGACGCCGGGGGCCGCCGATTTCTGCCTCATCACGCGGACGTCGGTAGAAGAGATGTGCGCCCATCTCGAAAACTGCGGCGTGGCAATTGAACTCGGCCCGATCGAGCGCGAAGGCGCCGAGGGCAAGATGATCTCGCTCTACTTTCGGGATCCCGATAGCAATCTCGTAGAAGTCAGTCGATACCTCGAACTGAGTTGA
- a CDS encoding CaiB/BaiF CoA-transferase family protein: MTKMGPLSGIRVVEIAGIGPAPMCTMLLADLGASVLRIERDESPDLVDSVPRRCNVILRGRPSLQLDLKNNDARDFVLSVVRKADVLIEGFRPGVAERLGIGPEPVMALNPKLVYGRMTGWGQDGPLAMRAGHDITYLALSGALNAIGRKGQPPTVPLNLVSDFAGGALYLALGILSALVERQHSGLGQVVDAAMIDGTASLMAAIYGMAAAGNLTSERGTNLLDSGAYFYDVYECADGKWLAIGALEQRFHDELLRQIGIDPGSPDTRANREGWPRMRELLKDRFRTRTRDEWQAQLEPLDVCAAPVLSMSEAPTHLHLRHRRTFVDVEGVVQPAAAPRFSRTPASDPRPVPEPGVGVDDLLREWQIDPQRRPRHHAVPS, translated from the coding sequence ATGACCAAAATGGGACCGTTGAGCGGAATCCGCGTTGTTGAGATTGCGGGAATTGGCCCGGCACCAATGTGCACTATGTTGTTAGCCGACCTCGGTGCATCCGTGCTTCGCATTGAGCGCGATGAAAGCCCCGATCTCGTTGATAGTGTTCCTCGCCGCTGCAACGTAATTCTGCGCGGCCGTCCATCGCTGCAACTCGACCTTAAGAACAACGATGCTCGCGATTTCGTGCTCAGCGTGGTTCGTAAAGCCGATGTCTTGATTGAAGGTTTCCGTCCCGGAGTCGCGGAGCGGCTCGGAATCGGACCGGAGCCCGTCATGGCGCTCAATCCGAAGCTGGTTTACGGCCGCATGACGGGTTGGGGACAAGACGGTCCGCTGGCCATGCGTGCCGGCCATGACATCACATACCTGGCATTGAGCGGCGCGTTGAACGCGATAGGTCGCAAGGGTCAGCCCCCAACCGTGCCGCTCAATCTGGTGAGCGACTTTGCCGGCGGGGCGCTGTATCTGGCGTTAGGCATCCTTTCGGCGTTAGTGGAGCGTCAGCATTCAGGTCTCGGACAGGTGGTTGATGCAGCGATGATTGATGGCACTGCGTCGCTCATGGCTGCCATTTATGGCATGGCGGCGGCGGGTAACCTGACGTCCGAGCGTGGGACCAATCTGCTCGATTCTGGAGCCTACTTCTACGATGTGTATGAATGCGCAGATGGAAAATGGTTGGCAATTGGTGCGCTGGAACAGCGCTTCCACGACGAATTGCTGCGACAGATTGGCATTGATCCGGGTTCGCCCGATACACGAGCGAACCGTGAGGGTTGGCCGCGTATGCGGGAGTTGCTGAAGGATCGATTTCGTACGCGAACCCGTGACGAATGGCAGGCGCAACTCGAGCCGCTCGACGTTTGCGCTGCGCCGGTGTTGTCGATGTCCGAAGCCCCGACACATCTTCACCTGCGTCATCGCCGAACGTTTGTTGATGTCGAGGGCGTTGTGCAACCTGCCGCGGCGCCTCGCTTTAGCCGCACGCCGGCGAGTGATCCGCGTCCGGTCCCGGAGCCGGGCGTGGGCGTCGATGATCTGCTGCGTGAATGGCAGATCGACCCCCAACGACGTCCGCGCCACCATGCGGTGCCTTCATGA
- a CDS encoding helix-turn-helix domain-containing protein: protein MSSKDPSRVLCLHGLMPSVMSSVFVEIDIINASGVVGRYSISELEGMRVVRGTTQGGRYQVLRNAQHVRQTSSHSVFVCLPLVGELIIQQHGRRSGISSGDIGLLDSRDEYTIDLSDGSDVLWLSFSPTQVEARLRGLSDNVGRRIDGSRGVGLVASKFLRSIGDEVENLAYSRSTQINLAAIDLISAATSDRDASHSFPQVKASRKTWERACDYIERHLDDENLSPTKIAAAIGISTRYLSDLFASEGQSPMGWVMRRRLEQCRMALRRQPWMPGIVTSIAFQYGFSNIPSFNRAFREAFGRSPREVMPPNTQQSSAESQYAN, encoded by the coding sequence ATGAGTTCGAAGGACCCTAGCCGAGTCCTGTGCCTGCATGGCTTAATGCCAAGTGTCATGTCATCTGTTTTTGTCGAAATCGATATAATCAACGCATCCGGGGTCGTCGGCCGCTATTCCATTTCCGAACTCGAGGGTATGCGCGTCGTCCGCGGAACGACACAAGGTGGGCGGTATCAGGTGCTTCGAAACGCTCAGCACGTTCGACAGACATCTTCGCATTCGGTCTTTGTATGCTTGCCGCTCGTTGGCGAACTGATCATTCAACAGCACGGGCGGCGATCGGGAATCTCGAGCGGCGACATCGGTCTACTGGATTCACGCGACGAGTACACGATCGACCTCTCCGATGGTTCTGATGTACTCTGGTTAAGTTTCTCGCCGACGCAGGTCGAGGCCAGATTAAGGGGCTTGTCTGACAATGTTGGGCGGCGAATAGATGGATCCAGAGGAGTTGGGCTTGTTGCCTCAAAGTTTTTGCGATCCATCGGGGACGAAGTTGAAAACTTAGCCTATTCTCGCTCGACGCAGATTAATTTGGCGGCGATCGACCTCATTTCCGCGGCGACTTCAGATCGGGACGCGTCACATTCATTTCCCCAGGTCAAGGCAAGTAGAAAAACGTGGGAAAGGGCCTGCGACTACATTGAACGGCATCTTGACGACGAGAATTTGTCGCCCACCAAAATTGCTGCCGCTATCGGAATCAGTACCCGTTATTTGAGTGATTTGTTCGCATCTGAAGGACAATCTCCAATGGGGTGGGTGATGCGTCGTCGCCTGGAGCAGTGCAGGATGGCACTAAGGCGTCAGCCGTGGATGCCCGGCATTGTTACCAGTATCGCCTTTCAATATGGCTTCAGCAATATTCCGAGCTTCAACAGAGCCTTTCGCGAAGCGTTTGGACGGTCGCCACGCGAAGTCATGCCGCCAAACACGCAACAGTCCTCGGCTGAATCGCAATATGCCAACTAG
- a CDS encoding MaoC/PaaZ C-terminal domain-containing protein, whose protein sequence is MFKGRNAKHWNEFQVGEVIETAGRTIESGDVNLFAGLSGDFNPAHINEVHAKKTQFGTRIAHGLLTLAVTSGQMNGTGLFEGTTIGFLGMDKVRFSNPVRFGDTVLTTAKITDVRPSAKKNDRGVVSMIITVKNQKDETVLVYEQALLMSGAA, encoded by the coding sequence ATGTTCAAAGGTCGGAACGCGAAGCATTGGAATGAATTCCAGGTCGGCGAAGTGATCGAAACCGCTGGTCGGACCATTGAGAGCGGGGACGTCAACTTGTTCGCAGGGCTGTCCGGCGACTTCAATCCCGCCCATATCAACGAAGTACACGCCAAGAAGACGCAGTTTGGCACGCGCATTGCGCACGGGCTTCTCACGCTTGCAGTCACCTCGGGTCAGATGAATGGCACGGGTCTGTTTGAGGGAACAACGATCGGCTTTCTCGGCATGGACAAGGTTCGTTTCTCCAATCCAGTACGATTTGGAGATACCGTGTTGACCACCGCCAAGATCACCGACGTTCGGCCAAGTGCCAAAAAGAACGATCGCGGTGTGGTTTCCATGATTATCACCGTCAAAAACCAAAAAGACGAAACGGTGCTTGTCTACGAGCAGGCCCTGCTCATGTCCGGCGCTGCCTAA
- a CDS encoding helix-turn-helix transcriptional regulator yields the protein MRAHRLIRPAPGTGDIPALTSLVEDLGTPAFPTSLFRAASAWAMPEHMAAFVFDADMKPRTVFAENAGPAKVSQDVAVRYCREYYQYDLANRQLREARYQGSWILKTSASEVVHSEYRQHCYTAVRLHDRISLSDTRDGRTLRINLYRPKGNDFTEDEIHRIGDKAPLMLALVRRHADHQAASRPNSHAYYRERLAAAAPTLTSREADVCAAIIRGITSEGIALQLGVGLNTVLTYKKRAYARLNISSQNQLMRLVLN from the coding sequence ATGCGAGCCCATCGCCTCATCCGGCCGGCGCCCGGCACCGGTGACATTCCGGCCCTGACGAGCCTCGTCGAGGATCTCGGCACACCCGCATTTCCAACTTCGCTGTTCCGAGCGGCCTCCGCTTGGGCGATGCCCGAGCACATGGCGGCCTTCGTCTTTGACGCCGACATGAAGCCGCGGACAGTTTTCGCCGAGAACGCGGGGCCGGCGAAGGTGTCACAGGATGTCGCCGTACGGTATTGCCGTGAATACTATCAGTACGACCTCGCCAACCGCCAATTGCGCGAAGCACGATATCAGGGAAGCTGGATCCTGAAGACGAGCGCGTCCGAGGTCGTCCATTCAGAATATCGTCAACACTGCTACACGGCCGTCAGACTGCACGATCGCATCAGCCTGTCCGACACCAGGGATGGCCGCACGCTCCGCATCAACCTCTACCGCCCCAAAGGAAACGATTTCACTGAGGACGAGATACATCGCATCGGCGACAAGGCTCCCCTAATGCTCGCACTGGTGCGTCGTCACGCCGATCACCAAGCGGCGAGCCGGCCCAATTCGCACGCTTACTATCGTGAACGTCTCGCCGCGGCCGCTCCCACCCTGACCTCGCGCGAGGCCGACGTATGTGCCGCCATCATCCGCGGCATCACATCGGAGGGGATAGCGCTCCAACTCGGTGTCGGGCTGAACACCGTCCTTACCTATAAGAAGCGCGCCTACGCCAGGCTCAACATCTCGTCACAGAACCAGTTGATGCGTCTCGTTCTCAACTGA
- a CDS encoding GntR family transcriptional regulator: MFSSTLPSCFLSYKGMLSCMQYRVQNKARPTMYALEPPTRLTSVFETLRREIVAGELRPNSPLIELDLAERFEVSRTPVRESLQRLATAGLVVPRKRGWAVREFTTEEIRQNAEVRLALEGYAAGLAATRASAAQIAELKAIHEQRLALRSSDEEMRVRTNREFHDAIMAASGNGRLTNAIYHSGQFYFNTPIARVATGDELALGNADHELILSAILQRNAEAAERAMRAHIKRTFAVFWRLTGKDEAGPPDIT; encoded by the coding sequence TTGTTTTCCTCGACCTTGCCATCTTGTTTTCTCTCTTATAAAGGTATGCTATCTTGTATGCAATATCGCGTGCAAAATAAGGCGCGGCCAACCATGTATGCTCTTGAGCCACCCACACGCCTGACCAGCGTGTTCGAAACCCTACGCCGTGAGATCGTCGCCGGAGAGCTTCGCCCGAATTCACCTCTCATCGAGCTCGATTTGGCCGAACGTTTTGAGGTGAGCCGGACACCGGTGCGCGAGAGCCTGCAGCGATTGGCAACCGCCGGACTGGTCGTCCCCCGCAAACGCGGTTGGGCGGTCCGCGAATTCACGACCGAGGAGATCCGCCAGAATGCGGAAGTGCGGCTGGCCCTCGAAGGTTATGCGGCGGGTCTCGCTGCGACCCGCGCCTCGGCAGCGCAGATCGCGGAGCTGAAGGCCATCCACGAACAGAGGCTTGCGCTTCGCTCGAGCGACGAGGAGATGCGGGTAAGGACCAATCGCGAATTTCACGACGCGATCATGGCCGCCTCCGGAAACGGGAGGTTGACGAACGCGATCTATCACTCGGGCCAATTCTATTTCAACACGCCGATTGCGCGGGTGGCGACGGGCGACGAATTAGCGCTTGGCAACGCGGATCATGAGCTCATCCTGTCGGCGATCCTTCAACGTAACGCAGAGGCCGCGGAGCGAGCGATGCGGGCTCACATCAAGCGGACCTTCGCCGTGTTTTGGCGGCTGACAGGCAAGGATGAGGCCGGTCCTCCGGATATCACCTGA
- a CDS encoding SDR family oxidoreductase, which produces MSDNDILAGRLAVITGGSSGIGAATARRLADAGADVIIGYHHSEERAEALRSRLPRGSHEIARLSLADPESFKALSAHIASKRGKLDILVNSAGFTRAINHADLDTLTDALFEEILIANVRGPYSAIRALLPVLCASGDAVVINVSSISGFTASGSNVAYCASKAALDNMTASLARALGPEVRLLTVSPGAVATDFVPGRDRAALEAGAKATPLKRVIEPDDVSSAILACITHLKASTGSRIVVDGGRHL; this is translated from the coding sequence ATGAGCGACAACGACATTCTGGCCGGCCGGCTCGCAGTCATCACGGGGGGCAGCAGCGGGATCGGCGCCGCGACCGCCCGACGCCTGGCGGACGCTGGCGCGGACGTGATCATCGGTTATCATCACAGCGAGGAACGCGCCGAGGCTCTCCGAAGCCGCCTGCCACGCGGATCGCACGAAATCGCAAGGCTGTCGCTGGCAGATCCTGAAAGCTTCAAGGCGCTATCGGCGCACATCGCTTCGAAGCGCGGGAAGCTCGACATCCTAGTCAACTCTGCCGGGTTCACCCGCGCCATCAACCATGCCGACCTAGACACTCTCACGGACGCGTTGTTCGAGGAGATCCTCATCGCCAACGTGCGCGGCCCGTATTCTGCGATCCGCGCTCTCCTTCCGGTGCTGTGCGCCTCCGGCGACGCCGTCGTGATCAACGTCTCCTCGATCTCCGGCTTCACCGCTTCGGGCAGCAATGTTGCCTACTGCGCATCCAAGGCCGCCCTCGACAATATGACCGCATCGCTCGCGCGCGCACTCGGGCCGGAAGTCCGGCTGCTCACCGTATCCCCAGGCGCCGTGGCGACCGATTTCGTGCCGGGTCGGGACCGGGCGGCACTCGAGGCCGGCGCCAAGGCGACGCCTCTCAAACGCGTCATCGAACCCGATGACGTCTCTTCGGCCATCTTGGCCTGCATCACCCACCTCAAGGCCAGCACGGGCTCGCGCATCGTCGTAGACGGCGGGAGACACCTATGA
- a CDS encoding TetR family transcriptional regulator, producing the protein MPRPTPKRARRKTDRQEPREKLLVAAIDLFSRHGYEPVSTGQIAAAAGLTQSMVHYHFGKKSKIWKAAIERLMHERGLVFPIGRLDLQDLDPLSRLKVMIRKFLTANAADPNLNRILMHEGMVRSARMRWLARRYMVAGYRLFDQAIKEAVEAGMIRSLPIMNVTNIIVSACTMTSSLSVLMDEVYEVDITREEYLSSFSDSLVEVLFKGLEAKRPELEDRPR; encoded by the coding sequence ATGCCGAGGCCGACGCCGAAGCGTGCACGCCGGAAAACGGACCGGCAAGAGCCGCGCGAGAAATTGCTTGTGGCCGCCATCGACCTGTTCTCCAGGCACGGATACGAACCGGTGTCGACGGGTCAGATAGCGGCCGCTGCAGGTCTCACTCAGTCGATGGTTCACTACCATTTCGGTAAAAAGTCCAAGATATGGAAAGCGGCCATTGAGCGCCTCATGCATGAGCGCGGGCTCGTTTTCCCCATCGGCCGCCTTGATCTTCAGGATCTCGATCCGCTATCGCGTCTCAAGGTCATGATCAGGAAATTCCTCACCGCCAATGCCGCAGATCCCAATCTCAATCGCATTCTAATGCACGAGGGCATGGTACGCAGCGCGCGGATGCGCTGGCTGGCCCGTCGTTATATGGTCGCCGGCTATCGACTTTTCGACCAAGCGATCAAGGAAGCGGTCGAGGCGGGAATGATACGCTCACTTCCGATAATGAACGTAACGAATATCATCGTTTCCGCTTGTACCATGACTTCTAGCCTGAGCGTCTTGATGGATGAGGTTTACGAGGTAGACATAACGCGTGAAGAGTATCTCTCGTCATTCAGTGACTCGCTCGTAGAGGTGCTCTTTAAGGGTCTGGAAGCGAAACGGCCGGAACTTGAAGATAGACCTCGCTGA
- a CDS encoding NAD(P)/FAD-dependent oxidoreductase has translation MSERETANPLDVIVIGAGFAGLYALHRLRGDGYSVRVLEAGGSIGGTWYWNRYPGARCDVESMQYSYSFSDEIQREWRWSQRYAPQPEILRYINFVADKLDLRRDIQLETRVVAANFDEQSRIWKVRTEAGEAFEAPFCVMATGCLSVPIVPSFPGLESFEGEVYRTSDWPHEGVQLKGKRVGLIGTGSSGIQVTPVLAEQAKHLYVFQRTPNYSIPALNRPIDNEYEQDWKQNYPERRKAALATRNNMLSDFGTVPGSSVSHEEREREFERRWTKVGGFGFVHAYPDIMTDPAVNAHASEFVKKKIAALVHDPEVAKKLMPSGYGIGGKRICVDTAYFETFNRKNVTLIDVKSDPIRSLNPNGLSTHSQSFELDTVILAIGFDAITGALLKIDITGRNGLKLRDRWAEGPKTYIGMAISGFPNMFIVTGPGSPSVFTNMVTSIEQHVDWIADCLAHLKRNGFSAIEALHDAEDKWVSHVNEVANATLMPKGNSWYVGANIPGKPRVFMPYLGGAAVYKKVIEEVASKNYEGFRFA, from the coding sequence ATGTCCGAGAGGGAAACCGCGAATCCATTGGATGTGATCGTCATCGGCGCCGGCTTTGCCGGGTTATACGCGCTCCATAGGCTCAGGGGAGATGGATACTCCGTCCGAGTTCTGGAGGCGGGCGGATCGATTGGGGGCACCTGGTACTGGAACCGGTATCCCGGCGCGCGCTGCGACGTCGAAAGCATGCAATACTCGTATTCCTTCTCGGACGAGATCCAGCGAGAATGGAGGTGGTCGCAGCGCTACGCACCCCAACCGGAAATCCTGCGTTACATTAACTTCGTTGCCGACAAACTTGACCTTCGTCGCGATATCCAGCTCGAAACCCGTGTCGTCGCGGCGAATTTCGACGAACAATCTCGAATCTGGAAAGTCCGCACCGAAGCGGGTGAGGCGTTCGAGGCTCCGTTCTGCGTGATGGCAACCGGTTGTTTGTCGGTCCCAATCGTTCCCTCATTCCCGGGACTGGAAAGTTTCGAGGGCGAGGTCTATCGGACGTCAGATTGGCCCCACGAAGGCGTTCAGCTCAAAGGCAAACGGGTGGGGCTTATCGGGACTGGCTCGTCAGGAATACAGGTGACGCCGGTGCTGGCCGAGCAAGCCAAGCACCTCTACGTATTTCAACGCACACCAAACTACTCGATTCCCGCACTGAATCGACCGATAGACAACGAGTACGAGCAGGACTGGAAGCAAAATTATCCTGAGCGGCGGAAAGCAGCTTTGGCCACTCGCAACAACATGCTGAGCGATTTTGGGACCGTCCCGGGTAGTTCGGTGAGTCACGAGGAGCGTGAACGAGAGTTCGAGCGGCGCTGGACCAAAGTCGGTGGATTCGGATTCGTGCATGCCTATCCCGATATAATGACCGACCCGGCTGTAAATGCTCACGCCTCCGAATTCGTCAAGAAAAAAATTGCCGCATTGGTTCATGACCCAGAGGTGGCGAAGAAACTCATGCCGAGCGGCTACGGCATCGGAGGCAAGCGCATCTGCGTCGACACTGCGTATTTCGAGACCTTCAATCGAAAGAACGTCACTCTGATCGACGTCAAGAGCGATCCGATTAGATCATTGAATCCGAATGGTCTGTCCACGCATTCTCAATCGTTCGAACTGGATACGGTCATCCTCGCAATCGGGTTTGATGCGATAACTGGCGCATTGCTCAAGATCGATATTACCGGCCGCAACGGTTTGAAGCTTCGTGACCGCTGGGCCGAAGGACCGAAAACCTATATCGGAATGGCAATCTCCGGGTTTCCTAATATGTTTATAGTTACGGGCCCCGGAAGTCCGTCGGTCTTTACAAACATGGTGACGTCCATCGAACAGCACGTCGATTGGATAGCGGACTGCCTTGCGCACCTCAAGCGCAACGGCTTTTCGGCGATCGAAGCGCTGCATGACGCAGAAGATAAATGGGTTTCTCACGTCAATGAAGTGGCAAACGCCACCCTGATGCCGAAGGGCAACTCCTGGTATGTGGGTGCAAACATACCCGGCAAACCGCGAGTTTTTATGCCCTATCTTGGGGGGGCAGCCGTCTACAAGAAAGTCATAGAGGAGGTTGCAAGCAAAAACTATGAGGGATTTAGGTTTGCATGA